A window of Pedococcus aerophilus contains these coding sequences:
- a CDS encoding antibiotic biosynthesis monooxygenase, whose translation MTTIKINAITVPAGSGDELAHRFAARAGAVDGADGFEGFELLRPTDDREQWLVITRWRDEESFQGWVSSPGFAEGHRSAVERAGGEAPRPVSTHSEVWNYEVAGGSTPTKD comes from the coding sequence GTGACCACCATCAAGATCAACGCCATCACCGTCCCTGCCGGATCCGGCGACGAGCTCGCCCACCGCTTCGCCGCACGGGCCGGAGCGGTCGACGGTGCCGACGGCTTCGAGGGTTTCGAGCTGCTGCGCCCGACCGATGACCGGGAGCAGTGGCTCGTCATCACCCGCTGGCGTGACGAGGAGTCGTTCCAGGGCTGGGTGAGCTCGCCCGGTTTCGCCGAGGGGCACCGGTCGGCCGTCGAGCGCGCCGGCGGAGAAGCACCGCGTCCGGTCTCGACCCACAGCGAGGTCTGGAACTACGAGGTGGCGGGCGGCTCCACGCCGACGAAGGACTGA
- a CDS encoding transcriptional regulator codes for MGRRTVAGLREAHDRVLAGEDDARVSAQIAASWRRAVAQGIDPERQRPRRFREVDDTVRLRTEHPLAPYIPVVTGLLGDSSISDDHLVVVTDVSGEVLWRIGSADALRVAESIEFVEGANWSEGGIGTNAISQCLVTGTPVDLVGGQHLVHSHHGWLCSAAPITDPGTGDMVAVLDVSAPVGLEPVAAGALVRTAARLIEEMMRGDALRRRAQSQPALRAVAQIAVSLLGSRPNVRVGGVVHDLTPRRADILALLTSREQGWSADELAGALYGDRGVPSSVRAEVHRLREVLGPRLDSSPYRLGGDGVSVDVWSVRRALAAGDLTRALERYAGPLLPGSGSLEVALLRAELHETLRGAVLRSGDPGLLARWVDGGGADDMAALEALVAVLPVGGLASSLYAARLARLDATLR; via the coding sequence ATGGGCCGACGCACCGTCGCGGGGCTCCGGGAGGCGCACGACCGCGTCCTCGCGGGGGAGGACGACGCGCGCGTCAGTGCCCAGATCGCGGCGTCCTGGCGGCGGGCCGTGGCGCAGGGCATCGACCCCGAACGGCAACGCCCGCGCCGGTTCCGTGAGGTCGACGACACGGTGCGGCTGCGCACCGAGCACCCGCTCGCGCCATACATCCCCGTCGTCACGGGCCTGCTCGGTGACTCCTCGATCAGCGACGACCACCTCGTCGTCGTCACCGACGTGTCGGGGGAGGTGCTCTGGCGGATCGGCTCGGCGGACGCGCTGCGGGTGGCGGAGTCGATCGAGTTCGTCGAGGGGGCGAACTGGTCGGAGGGCGGCATCGGCACCAACGCCATCAGCCAGTGTCTCGTGACCGGCACCCCCGTGGACCTCGTCGGCGGTCAGCACCTCGTGCACTCCCACCACGGGTGGCTGTGTTCGGCTGCCCCGATCACCGACCCTGGCACCGGGGACATGGTCGCGGTGCTCGACGTGTCGGCGCCGGTCGGTCTGGAGCCGGTCGCTGCGGGGGCGTTGGTGCGCACCGCCGCCCGGCTCATCGAGGAGATGATGCGCGGGGACGCGTTGCGGCGCCGCGCCCAGTCCCAGCCGGCGCTGCGGGCGGTGGCGCAGATCGCGGTGAGCCTGCTCGGGTCGCGGCCGAACGTCCGCGTCGGCGGGGTCGTCCACGACCTCACCCCGCGCCGGGCCGACATCCTCGCCCTGCTCACCTCGCGCGAGCAGGGCTGGAGCGCCGACGAGCTGGCGGGTGCGTTGTACGGCGACCGGGGTGTGCCCTCCTCCGTCCGTGCCGAGGTGCACCGGCTGCGCGAGGTGCTCGGGCCACGGCTGGACTCCTCGCCGTACCGCCTCGGGGGCGACGGGGTGTCGGTGGACGTCTGGAGCGTGCGACGGGCGCTAGCGGCCGGGGACCTGACCCGGGCGCTGGAGCGGTACGCCGGGCCGCTGCTGCCCGGATCGGGATCGCTGGAGGTCGCGCTGCTGCGCGCCGAGCTGCACGAGACCCTGCGGGGTGCGGTGCTGCGCTCCGGTGACCCTGGGCTGCTCGCTCGCTGGGTGGACGGCGGGGGAGCGGACGACATGGCGGCGCTCGAGGCGCTCGTCGCCGTGCTGCCCGTGGGCGGCCTCGCCAGCTCCCTGTATGCCGCGCGGCTGGCCAGGCTGGACGCCACCCTGCGCTGA
- a CDS encoding Abi family protein has protein sequence MPQSMRPRGSLSFNKPPLTLDQLADRLIGRGLEVPDRERADRYLRHIGYYRLSPYAIPFQQGGPDHALREGTSFDDLLDLYVFDRALRSIVMDAIERAEVAVRAALTDHMSTTYDDPFWYVASTHFRDSGKHARFVRIVRDTCEARLRGTPDAGDDGLVHRSALEHYLTTYGSPELPPSWLMGEMLTIGQLASMYRNLKQRADRTAVASSVGLNAPVLESWLTTYVRVRNICAHHGRLWNVGLGVYPAIPTSPTVPWLAGTGSLPDRSKKRLYPVLISLQSVLYTVSPRSSWARRLHDLLDSRPSMNLRGMGIPEEWVEDQFWSKLLP, from the coding sequence GTGCCTCAGTCGATGCGGCCACGCGGCTCGCTCAGCTTCAACAAGCCGCCGCTGACCCTCGACCAGCTGGCGGACCGTCTCATTGGACGCGGGCTCGAGGTGCCCGACCGCGAACGCGCCGATCGGTATCTCCGCCACATCGGCTACTACCGACTCTCCCCTTATGCCATCCCATTCCAGCAGGGCGGCCCGGACCACGCGCTGCGAGAGGGCACCTCATTCGACGACCTGCTCGACCTCTACGTCTTCGACCGCGCGCTCCGCTCGATCGTCATGGACGCCATCGAGCGTGCGGAGGTTGCCGTTCGCGCCGCGCTGACGGACCACATGTCGACGACGTACGACGACCCGTTTTGGTACGTGGCGTCCACGCACTTCCGCGACTCCGGCAAGCACGCCCGGTTTGTGAGGATCGTTAGGGACACGTGCGAGGCGCGGCTGCGCGGCACCCCCGACGCCGGCGACGACGGGCTGGTTCACCGCTCGGCACTCGAGCACTATCTGACTACCTACGGGTCCCCCGAACTTCCTCCGTCGTGGCTCATGGGCGAAATGCTGACCATCGGTCAGCTCGCCAGCATGTATCGAAACCTGAAGCAGCGCGCCGACAGGACCGCGGTCGCCAGTAGTGTCGGACTGAATGCTCCCGTCCTCGAGTCGTGGCTGACTACATATGTCCGCGTGCGCAATATATGCGCCCACCATGGCCGGCTGTGGAATGTCGGTCTGGGCGTATACCCGGCGATCCCTACCTCGCCGACGGTGCCGTGGCTCGCTGGTACCGGCTCGCTGCCGGACCGGTCGAAAAAGCGGCTCTACCCCGTCCTCATTTCGCTCCAGTCTGTCCTCTACACCGTCTCGCCGCGCAGCAGCTGGGCCCGCCGCCTTCACGACCTACTGGACTCCAGGCCCTCGATGAACCTACGCGGCATGGGCATCCCCGAAGAGTGGGTCGAAGACCAGTTCTGGAGCAAGCTTCTCCCGTAA
- a CDS encoding cold-shock protein, producing the protein MTEGTVRWFDTDRGFGFIALGQGADDLYVHASEIVSNDAMKVLREGQVVEFEIGEGDRGPQARRVRVTADQAADAPLGVLGTVSWYEPAKGYGFATPDGGGAEVFVHSSAIVGGGVVSEGQRVAFLVVDGERGPQADHLLPLGAQAAQQAVASDGADGTVSWYDGDKGFGFITPESGDPDVFVHVRELADGLLGLDEGDRVTYDVVMSDKGPQARGVRLARSSAQRGPASSTTRARSGHRGASDVPARGGEGVVARYDAERGFGFITPDAGGADLFMHVSVIRDGEELYQGDRVRYQVRQSDRGPQADRVERV; encoded by the coding sequence GTGACCGAGGGAACCGTCCGCTGGTTCGACACAGATCGAGGGTTCGGCTTCATCGCCCTCGGGCAGGGGGCAGACGACCTCTACGTCCATGCGTCCGAGATCGTCAGCAACGACGCGATGAAGGTGCTCCGGGAGGGGCAGGTGGTCGAGTTCGAGATCGGCGAGGGGGACCGTGGGCCGCAGGCGCGGCGCGTCAGGGTCACGGCCGACCAGGCTGCCGATGCACCGCTGGGCGTGCTCGGCACCGTGTCCTGGTACGAGCCTGCCAAGGGCTACGGCTTCGCCACCCCCGACGGCGGTGGCGCCGAGGTCTTCGTGCACAGCTCGGCCATCGTGGGCGGCGGTGTGGTCTCGGAGGGGCAGCGGGTGGCGTTCCTCGTCGTCGACGGCGAGAGGGGACCGCAGGCTGACCACCTCCTCCCCCTGGGAGCCCAGGCCGCCCAGCAGGCAGTGGCCTCGGACGGGGCTGACGGCACCGTGTCCTGGTACGACGGCGACAAGGGTTTCGGGTTCATCACCCCCGAGTCGGGTGACCCCGATGTCTTCGTCCACGTCCGGGAGCTGGCCGACGGCCTGCTCGGGTTGGACGAGGGTGACCGGGTGACCTACGACGTCGTCATGAGCGACAAGGGCCCGCAAGCTCGCGGTGTGCGCCTCGCGCGCAGCTCCGCGCAGCGGGGCCCCGCGTCGTCGACGACCCGCGCCCGGTCGGGGCACCGTGGGGCGTCCGACGTCCCGGCACGCGGTGGCGAGGGTGTGGTCGCGCGGTATGACGCGGAGCGGGGTTTCGGGTTCATCACCCCGGACGCCGGCGGCGCTGACCTGTTCATGCACGTGTCGGTGATCCGGGACGGCGAGGAGCTGTACCAGGGCGACCGGGTCAGGTACCAGGTGCGACAGAGCGATCGAGGACCGCAGGCCGACCGCGTCGAAAGGGTGTGA
- a CDS encoding DUF2256 and DUF3253 domain-containing protein, which translates to MARPPLPSKPCARCGRTITWRKAWARDWDSVRWCSDSCRKHGLSDVDRKLEASLESLLDGRSASSSVCPSEAARAVGADDWSDLMEPARMAARRLVAAGRAEITQGGQVVDPSKFKGPIRVRRPR; encoded by the coding sequence ATGGCCCGACCTCCCCTGCCGTCCAAGCCCTGCGCCCGGTGCGGTCGAACCATCACCTGGCGCAAGGCTTGGGCTCGCGACTGGGACTCGGTGCGCTGGTGCTCGGACAGCTGCCGCAAGCACGGCCTGAGCGACGTCGATCGAAAGCTCGAGGCGTCCCTGGAGTCGCTGCTGGACGGGCGGTCGGCCAGCTCGTCGGTGTGCCCGTCGGAGGCGGCGCGCGCCGTCGGTGCGGACGACTGGTCCGACCTGATGGAGCCGGCACGGATGGCCGCCCGACGGCTGGTGGCAGCGGGGCGCGCCGAGATCACCCAGGGCGGACAGGTCGTCGACCCGAGCAAGTTCAAGGGCCCGATCCGGGTACGCCGACCCCGTTGA